In Setaria italica strain Yugu1 chromosome IX, Setaria_italica_v2.0, whole genome shotgun sequence, the genomic stretch GATATGCTTGTCGTCCTGGATTCCTTCCTCCTTATCGTGGCACTAGGTACCATCTGAAAGAGTATGGTGCTAGGAACTACCCAACCAACCCAAGGGAGTTGTTTAATTTGAGGTATTCAAGTCTGAGAGTATCTGTTGAAAGGGCTTTTGGTGCTTTGAAGAACCATTTTCGCATCATTGATAATAAACCATTTCATCCCTACAAGACACAAGTGAAGTTAGTACTTTCTTGCTGCATATTGCATAATTGGATACTTAGGCATGGGGTTGATGAGGTAGTTCCTACTGAGTTCTCATGGGTGCCCAACAATAATGCTAGTCCTGGACATGGGGTCCAGATGGATGACAATGTTGTTTGGGCTCAAAGTAGGGATGAATGGGCTCATCACATGTGGTCCAATAGGGGCAACTCTCACATCTAAGATGTATCTGTTTTGTATTATATGTATGTTGAACAATGTTGGTTATTTATGTTCTGAGGCAttgaacaattgcaatgatgatTTTACTTATTTCATTACACAATATAGCTAAGGCATTGGacatgtgcaatgatgttaCACCTCTTTTGATACTACACTAGACCTGAGGCTTGAGATATTTGCAGTGATGATTTTATTTTCTCTGATACTTCCTTAGAACTGATACTTCTTTAGAACTGAGGCATGAGACATGTGCAGTGATGAATTTTTATTCCTATTTTTCTCTTGAGTGCAATGCATATTGATGACATAGGCCAGATGACACATGCAATGATGTTTCACCAACTATGTTGTTCCTGTTTCTGAGTGGGGGTGTGGCAATTGGAAATAGGAATGGCTGAGGAGATGAATGCTGAGATCCTTGCTGCTGATGAGCTTGTGTTCCCTGGTGGGGCTGTTGGGGCTGTTGGGGCTGATGGGGATGATGGGCCTGTTGGGGCTGTTGGGGTTGTTCCTGGTGCTGCTCAGCAGAGACCTGCTATGAGGTGGATAGATGTGATGTCTGGATTTATTCTTCGCCGCATTTGCCAGCTGATTTCAACTGGTGTTAGGACTGATAAAGGTTTCAAAGAAGTCCACCTCAATCAGGTTGCCAAGGCTCTGCATGAGTTCAGTAGCAATGAAGTCACTAGCACACAGGTGTATAACCACTTGAGGAAGTGGAGGCAGAGGTGGGTTAAAATCTCAAAGCTGAGAGAGCTGAGTGGAGCTCTGTGGGATGGGGACAGTTCCATGATTGTCCTTGAGGAGGAGCACTACAATGGCCACATCAAGGTATGTAGTAATGTTGCTATTCTTTTTATTCAATGTTCAGTAGTTTAAGTATATAACTTCAATTGTTCTAATGCAGGTACACCCCAAAGATGCTGAGTACCTCAACAAGCCAATTGTGTACTACCAGGAGATGATGGTCAACTTTGGTAATGGTCAGGCAACAGGTAAGTATGCTATGGGGTCAAATGAGGCTCTTGGTAGTCCTTCTGACTTTGCTTACAGCCCAATGAAGCATGACCTGCCTGAGGAGCTTAGGAGTGGCAAGCCTGAGGCAGCTTATGTTTCCAAGTCAGAACCACCTGTTGGAAGCAAGAGAAAGAGGTCCATGCTGTCAGATGATGATGTCCTTGTGTTCACTGGCATGACTGATGCAATGAACAATGTTGCAGATGCTATACGTTCTACCAAGGTTGAGGATTCCCACCCTGACTTGTATGGTGCACTGATGTACATGCCAGGGTTCAGTGAGGAAGCTCTAATGCTTGCATATGGTCACCTGCTTAACAATAAGGCCTAGGGATCTGCTTTTGTGCAGATGTCTCACTCACACCGTGTTCTTTGGCTGAGTACCAACTTGGCCAAAAACAACTACACGTGAGTGCCTGGGCATGGTTGTTGAGCTGGTCTGGTTGGGCAGTGATTCTTTTGGACGACCTGGTGCAGTTGTGGCTTCTTTTGTGCATACCTGTTGCCTGATTTgatggtcttttgtgcagctgACATTACCCTGCATTCTTTTGGGATGGGGACTTGATCCTGTCTCCTAACTATATGGCTAACTGTAGCATATAGTTGCCTGACTTAGATTGGCCTACTGTGAAGTCATCTTATTCTGTCTGAGTGAGATATTAAACTGAGCATGTGTCTATTGTGCCTATTGTGTCTATTGTGCCTATTGTGTTTTAATCTGAGCACATgtccatgccaatgatgatatgcTTTTGATATGCTTCTTGTTGATCCTTTCTgtccatgccaatgatgatatgtTGTTCATATGCTTCTTCTTGATCCTTTCTGTCCATACCAATGATGTTGGTCTTGTATGCTGTTGTGCCTACTTCCTGTCTGTTTCATAACTTGCCTGTGCCTGATCCTGTCTGTTTCATGATGTACTTGCTGTCTGGTCTGTTCTTGATCCTTTCTGTCTGTCTGATAAAAAAAGTTCCTGATATGCTTCCTGTGGACCTTTCTAACCTTATAATGTGATCCTTTGTAACCTTCGTATCAAATGcatgtttatatttatatatgttacTAATGTTTCATGAATTATAGACGTCTATGGCCTGGTATGTTGTTCATGTTGGCCGACAACCTGGAGTTTACTCCAATTGGGTTGATGCCCATGCTCAAGTCAATGGCTACAAGGGGGCCTACCACAagaagtacaagtcaagtgaagAAGCATTTGCAGCCTTCTACGGTCTTCAAAACAAAGAGGTCAAGCCAACTGCCTCACATGACCCTCCGAAGAAGATGGAATTATGGAATGTTAAAGATATAATTATAGTTGTTCAGTTTGTAATCATTGCTTTTTTGTTTTGCAAGTTGATGTAATGCCGATCATGTTTGCAAGTATCTATCATTGTAGTTATGGTTACCTCCTTGTGCTGAACAAGGCAGTGGTATTCTTACCACTGCATGCAGGGGGTAACCTCATACAATTGCATGCGACTAACCAAACACCGTCCCCCGCATCTATTCTTTCAAATTTCGAGTACATTCAGGCAACCAAATACCGTCTCTGACGAGCCTGACTCATTGCATGCACTCAACAAATAAGGAAGCCTTGCATGCGCGCAACCTGGCTCCGGGgagcctggctggctggctaccctcatcctgGCTGGTACAAGCCAGGCTACCCTCGTCCAGAACACCAAACTAGCCCTAATTGCATGAGGAAGGCAACATATGAATGCAGAAATGGGTTTGGGTTGGCAATGGGCCAACGACATTTTTTTGGGGGGGACGGCGGAGCCAACGACAATTGGCAGGCACGACCTGAAAAGTGATGCAGATCAGGTAAGTGAGGCTAGGTTCTCTGCTAGCTCCAACAAAGCACATATGAAGCGATCGGCAAACATCAGTTCGATTGCTGCCTCACTGCTTGCAAGAGTTCAAAACACACTATTGGATCACGGAGCTTACCTGGACCATGCATTCAATCGAGAAATTCTAGAAACTTGCACGGCAACATGTGTGCTTGTCCCGTCAATTTCATCTATGCCCACAAAAATTATTCTGTACCTACGAGCACAGCTAGCATTTAGAAACGAGTTACCTAGCCACCAGTTTAGGACATGTCCAAGCCCAACAGGGTCTGATGGTAGCATCAATGTCAGCCACATGCAGATTGCTCCATCTAGTGCTAACACTAATACTACTGCACAGAAATAAACCAAAATGCTTTCTTGCATAAGACCAACTGCCAGTTCTCATCCTTAGACCTTAGGGACAACTCCTGATGTCTCCCCTCCTTTTCTTTGTCTTCTAGTGTTGTTCTACTGAACGGCTTCGTGGGAATCCTGCCCTCTCTACCATGGCAATGCGGAGTCACAATAATAGCCCGTGTCGCTTCTGATTCACGGAAAGGAGCCTCTATAATTCGGAATAATCCTTCCTCGGAACATCATTAAGGTAGTTCTTAAGCAACCTTTGATCCATGATCATGTTTGGAATCTGGAGAGAAGTGCAGTTCACAGTTCAGCACACGGCTTCAGGAAACATACACAGGACGACAAAATCGATTTAGGAACTAAGAAGCCGGAGTTGGTACCTTTTCACCAAAGAAGATCTTTGAGTTATTGGCGATTGATTCCATGAACCTCAGCTCAAGATACTCTGGTGTAAGTTTGAGCTTGTTAGCCTCTGCTTCCTTCAAGATCCTGCAGAGCCCAAACCAAATGCGGTTATCAGTAGAAGCATAAAAAGATGTGATGCATGAGCAGAACAAATTTGTAAAAGAATATGGTAATGGCAGCCATGCCTGTAGTAGTTTGCATCTGCCAGTGCTTTCTCTCGTGCAAGGTACATTTCATTGTCAATCTGCTCCTGCCTCTTGGAACTGTCTTTCTCCATCAGTTTCTGCTCCATCAGGATCTTGCTCACCTGTGCGTTCTTCTCTGCTTCAGATAGCGCAATTTTCTTCTGTGTTTCTGCCTCCTTCTCTGCTACCTTTTGCTTCTCGATGGCGATCAGTGCCTATGCAATGAAGGTAGCATAAGCATACAGGACACATACATTCACTAAATCGAGTCAGACTGGTGATtctttatccaaaaaaaaagtcagACTGGTGAGTAGACTTCAATGAACATTGCATTTTTTTCAGTACTAAACCAACATGGGTTTATTCCACTAAGTATGTAGCATGCATTTTATCTTCAAGTATTTAAGTTAGCCTCACTAAACTCTAATCCAACGGTATCTGTATAATGATGAATAGCATGGTTTGAATAAAGTTCGATGATCTAAATAAACATAACTGGTTATGACAATAGAACAAGAACATGAGTGGAAGTTTAGTATTGAGGTGCCATTAGGCATATATGCTTTCAGGTTCCAGACCTTCAAAAAGGTGTCCATGAATCACCTTCTGAAACTAGTAAACTTCAATTATGCATTTATGCGACTTTCCATTTCAGCTAATTCTGTAAAAACAACTCTACTATCAATTAAAGAAATGTATTCACTGTTCAAACATTTTAATAATCATTGCTTACTATTGAACAAACCTTAATACTATCCACAATGATATCAACAGCACCACATGTTCTGCCCTCAATAATCATTCTAGAAGTTTTTCAGTCGCAGGAACTGTCGTGAATGCTCAGAAAGTACAGGTGAAACATGAGATCTGGTAACATGAAGTACATACCTTTGTACGCTCCTCCTCCATAAGTTCAAAATTTCTCCTAATGCTACCAGGAATATTTGGTTTTGTAACACGAACACTGATGATTTCAATTCCAGGAGCATAGCGTGTGCAGTCTCTTTGAATAGCTTCTTTCATTGTTTCATCAATCTGAAATTTTAGCAGAAGACAGGGATGAAACATAAATGTGAGTATTAGGTTTTCCACATCGCATAGCTGCAGAGGTACTCAAAAGTTGTTTCACTGAAACAAATAACCAACCTGATCAAACATGTCAATGTAAACTTGCTGCAAACTGTGAGCACTGCAGAACTGGTTTATCTCATGATGAATTTTATCATATATCCATGTCTTGTCATAGTGCACACCATAATTGAGTAGGGTTTCATGCACAAACTCCTTACGGAGGCGGTTCACAACCTGCATGCACACCAGTCAGTGCCAAGCAGTTCAGAAACAGGCAGATGGTATTTGTCAAAAGGAGTTATAATAAAAAGAAGAGCAACACTATACCTCTATCTTGTCAAAGCTGATCATAACACCACCTTTTGTTCCACAGGGAATATCTCTGACCTGGTTTATCACAATGAACAGCATAAATACATTTCTACCATATAATCGTATGTTTAGCAAAGTGAGTTCTTTTTCGTGCGtttatcttttttatatatatttcttTGTACAGTTTTGGTCCGTCTGGACCCTCCTCCTTTTTAATATAACAGGCAGCTCTTCTGCCagtttgtttcaaaaaaaaaatctgaaatatAATACAGTAAAATTTCAATTTATATGTTAAAAAATAAAAGGTGCAATCCAAATAAGGAGATAAGAGTTTTTTGTTTGAGGGAAGTAAACAGATACCATTTGCAGGTGAACTGAACTACAGTTTTAGTGGAAACATAGGATGAGAGAACAAGGGCAAAGAGTATTCACTTGCCTGGTCTGTTTGAAGTGTAACTTGTATTGGCTCATACTGGGTGATCCAAGGGAGTTTCAGATGAAACCCTACAAAGCAGATTAAAAAGCTAATGAAAATGCATTCAAACAGAAAAAACAAAGAAGGAACATTACAACAAAAAAGCACCTGGAGGAGTGATTGTCTTCAGAAGAGCACCTCCTCTCCAGTATACCCCAACATGTCCTTCAGGAACTTGATGCAGAACGCTTGATGGAACTGAGAGTGAAATCTGCATATTTACCAAAATACAAGTTTAACACCAAAGAGTTCAACGGTATATTTGTATGGTCGTATTGCATTGCCTCAATTAGAGATAGAAACGTATCCACTGTACACTGGCATATTAACCTTCCGTCAGAGTTTTGAGGGGGCAGTAAAGCTAATAAAATTCTTGTCTGGGCAATGCAAGTCACTGGATGAAAATACACATATATAAATATGATGCTCAAGAAAACATTTTGAACCAAGAGTATGTCTATGTAAAGCCAGTAAAAGACCATAATGCAGCTGACGGCCTCAAGGTCAGTGCAGTTAATGTTAATCAAGCACATGTAAACTTTAGATTGCAACCTAGTTCTAATAAATTGATCTCCAAGCACTAATGCACTTAATAGATCCTTTGATATTGTTTAACAAGAACAACAAATACTTGGGTGATGACTGTTCTACAACTCCATTATACCATAAGGAAAACGGGGTGCCAATTGAAAGTGTTATATTCCCTCAGTGACTCCTAATAGGTCAAATGAACATTGTAAGCTGTACACACATACTATCTTTATATTCTTTTTCAATAAAATTAATACTTGATGTTCAATTTTGATTCAGCTCGGTTTTGTTTTCTATGCGcttctcagaaaaaaaaagggtacaTGTTACTTCTTCGGGCTACTATTTATTCGTACAGTCTCCACTTAGTATGGTTTCTTTCCTTACTACACGTCATGACAAATTTTCTCTGCTTCAACTAAAACTCAAGGATAGTTTATCAATTAAACCAAAGTCTCACGCTAAACTCTGCTGCCACCCTTTATACTCCTTCAATATAATTCACTTAACATGTCAGACACTATATTGCAGTAACTTCGAGCCTTAAACTAAGAATACTACATGGTAACCATTTTTGTGTAAATCGCACTAGACTGGTGCAGACAAGCAAAGCACTTGATCAGTGATTAGACAAGCCAAGGCATGTGAAACCTAGTGCCTAGAAAGGACAGCTGCCTTGGACAACATTGTTGAAGATTGATGTAAAAACTTAACCTACAAAAAGATTGAAATTCTCAAAAATCCACACCAAGTCCATGTTCATCCATttctttcataatttttttaaaaaggacaTTTTACCCCTCGATACCAACTTCGCTATTTCACTAG encodes the following:
- the LOC111258473 gene encoding uncharacterized protein LOC111258473, producing the protein MDEECQKNLDKIYNCTDIDWLGGSAHDATILADALESEDGLRVPPGKFYLVDVGYACRPGFLPPYRGTRYHLKEYGARNYPTNPRELFNLRYSSLRVSVERAFGALKNHFRIIDNKPFHPYKTQVKHGVDEVVPTEFSWVPNNNASPGHGVQMDDNVVWAQRMAEEMNAEILAADELVFPGGAVGAVGADGDDGPVGAVGVVPGAAQQRPAMRWIDVMSGFILRRICQLISTGVRTDKGFKEVHLNQVAKALHEFSSNEVTSTQVYNHLRKWRQRWVKISKLRELSGALWDGDSSMIVLEEEHYNGHIKVHPKDAEYLNKPIVYYQEMMVNFGNGQATGKYAMGSNEALGSPSDFAYSPMKHDLPEELRSGKPEAAYVSKSEPPVGSKRKRSMLSDDDVLVFTGMTDAMNNVADAIRSTKVEDSHPDLYGALMYMPGFSEEALMLAYGHLLNNKA
- the LOC101755404 gene encoding erlin-2-B; this translates as MSDVTADSAQSRRSPPPPSPSPSMPRFQQQPSGRQPPPPGADPFAFGIVAFIGICFVLISLSVPSSVLHQVPEGHVGVYWRGGALLKTITPPGFHLKLPWITQYEPIQVTLQTDQVRDIPCGTKGGVMISFDKIEVVNRLRKEFVHETLLNYGVHYDKTWIYDKIHHEINQFCSAHSLQQVYIDMFDQIDETMKEAIQRDCTRYAPGIEIISVRVTKPNIPGSIRRNFELMEEERTKALIAIEKQKVAEKEAETQKKIALSEAEKNAQVSKILMEQKLMEKDSSKRQEQIDNEMYLAREKALADANYYRILKEAEANKLKLTPEYLELRFMESIANNSKIFFGEKIPNMIMDQRLLKNYLNDVPRKDYSEL